The following nucleotide sequence is from Psychroflexus torquis ATCC 700755.
CTGTTTTGGCGGCAGATTTACTTATAGAAAAACAAGAGATAGATTTCGCAGGAATAGGATACGGCATACTCGCCGCCTTGTCTTATACGGTTACTATTATGACATCCAATAGTGTTGGGCTTCAATATCACCCTATTACTCGAAGCAAATGGATGATGCTTGGAGGGCTCCTTGTTGTTTCTGTGATTACACTTCCAGAACTTATAAACTATATGGACTTTGGCATTTTTATAGTATGGGGACCAATTCTCGCTCTATTTGGAACCATTTTACCTCCCTTATTTTTTACAGCAGGTATGCCAAAAATAAATGTAGGTCTAGGCGCCATCATTTCTTCCATAGAGTTACCTGTAGCTGTTTTAATGGGCTATTTTGTCTTACAAGAAGAGCAAAATCTTTATAAATGGATTGGAATTGCTCTCATTTTATCATCTATAGTATTGATGAATTTGAGAAAAGTTAAAAAGAATCCAGTTTAACGCCAAATTAATCTGCTATGATTCCTTTTGAATTTAATAAGGGTAAATCTACAACCACTTCCGGTTTCAGAGAGAATTTTGAAAACCTGAAATCCTTATGAAGGAGCTTTCCTTCTAAAAAATAAGTCACTTGAAAAATATTATCTACTTCTAAAACATCGTCATGGAGAAACTCGAGTTTGGCGAATGACTTAACAGGTAAAACATCTAATTTCTTCCTTAAAATAGAAGTTGCTTTCGAGTTGCTTTCTCCTTTAGAAACCACTAAAACAGTCTCTAAAGGCTCGGTATTATCGTTGACGAGATAAATAGTCCATTCGTCTACTTTAAAGATAGAATTGAACTCATAAGAGGCGACAATGTAGACGTTTTTTACTTTTGGAATGTCCCTGTCGATGTCTTTTTTCATGTTGAAAAATTTACAATGACGATTTAAACTGTTTAAGGAAGCGAACATCATTTTCATAAAACATTCGAATATCTCCAATTTGATAAAGCAACATGGCTATTCGCTCTATACCCATACCAAAGGCAAAACCACTATACTCTTTAGGATCGATATCGCAATTTTTCAAAACATTTGGATCTACCATTCCACATCCCATAATTTCTAACCAACCAGTCCCCTTTGTGATTCTATAATCGGTTTCTGTTTCCAGTCCCCAGTAAATATCAACTTCTGCACTAGGTTCTGTAAAGGGGAAGTAAGATGGTCTTAACCGAATTTTAGACTTTCCAAACAACTCTTGTGTAAAATAAATCAAAGTTTGCTTCAAGTCTTTAAAAGATACATTTTTATCAATGTACAAACCTTCTACTTGATGAAATATACAATGAGACCGAGCTGAAATGTCTTCATTTCTAAAGACTCTTCCTGGAGAAATCGTTCGTATAGGAGGCTCATTGTTTTCCATATACCTCACTTGGACGCTCGATGTGTGAGTTCTTAACAGAATATCTTTAGGATCGGTTTGGATAAAAAAGGTATCCTGCATATCCCGAGCAGGGTGGTATTCTGGAAGGTTTAAGGCAGAGAAATTATGCCAATCGTCTTCTATTTCAGGTCCTTCAGAAACGTTAAACCCAATATTAGAAAATATGGTTGTAATTCTATTCTTGACTAGAGAAATAGGGTGTCTCGCACCAATTTCAAGAGGCTCTCCAGGTCTTGAGAGGTCGCCGTATAGCCCTTTATCCTCAATTTTTGAGGCAATTTCAGATTTCAGCTGCTCCACTTTTGATTGAGCTGAAACTTTCAACTCATTTATCGTTTTCCCAAACTCTTTCTTTTGTTCATTAGGCACATTTTTAAATTCAGCAAAAAAGGTATTCAAAATTCCTTTTTTTCCTAAATACTGAATTCTAAATTGCTCTAAGTCTTCTGTATTATCTGTTGTAAAGCGCTCAACCTCATATATATACGCCTTTATCTTATCTATCATACTGTTTGGTAAAATGAATTTGCAAATTTATAAAAAAAAGCAGCATGTTCCCCATAAAAAATATTAATTACTCAGCATACTATTCTATATACTCTCGTTTAAGAAAATAAGATACCAAAGCTTCTTTCATTAGTACCGTTTGTTCTCCTGCTTTTAAGACTGGAAGTTTTGAAATATTATTGAAATGTGGCCAGCCATCTTCATCAACAAAGTCAAATTCATAGAATCCATAAGGCTCTAGAAGTGTACAGATACCGATGTGAATCAAATTTACTTTATCATCTTTTTTAAATTTATCTTGTGGTTTGCCTAACTCTTGTACTCCTACCAAGTATATAATGGCATCGAGCTGCATCAGATCTCCATCTGCAAACTGTTCGGATAGTGCCTTTTGAAGGGATTCCCAACGTTTTTTAAGTAATTCATCTCTCATACCGCAAAGGTAAATGCTTTCATCGATTTGATTATATTTGACGACATGAATATAGTGGACATTATTCTTGGTGTTTTGCTTCTCATTGGTCTTGTAAGAGGATTCCAGAGAGGCTTTATTTTAGAGCTTACTGGAATCATCGGTTTAATAGCGGGGATCTTTGGCGCTTTAGAATATAGTTACATTGCAGAAAGTTACTTTACTCGATGGACAGACCTGTCGACCTCCAACATAGAAATTATCGGCTTTTTTATTAGCTTCCTAATCATAACACTCGCCGTATCAATTTTGGGTAAGATTTTGACTAAAATAGTACATACTATAGCCTTAGGAATGGTTAATCGATTACTAGGAGCACTCTTTGGAGTGGTTAAAACAGGCTTATTCATTTTTATTTTGATATTAATTTTTGAGTATATCAACACTGATGAAAGGTTTCTTGCAGTAACCAAACTTCAGGACTCTTTTATTGTGTCGACTATAAAAGAAGTGAGCTCTGCTCTTATACCTTCTTTGGAGGAATTAATAGAAACAAGTAATTTGTTGGATACTACTGATGAAGCATAAAAATATCTACTAAAATAACTTTCAAGAGTCTGTCTTAAGGAAACAAAAAGTCAGATTAAGACAGTAATTCTACCTTGCCAGACTGAAGAGAATAGACTCCTCCTATAATCTTTATGTCTCCTTTATACTCCATATCTTTTAAAATAGGACTCTTTTCACGAACCCTCTCCATAGTTAACCGGACGTTTTTTTCGACCACATCATGAACAAATTTTTTATTGGTAGAATCTCTCTTACCTTCTGTTTTGACGGCTTCAACAGCTGGTTTTATATTGCTTAATAGATGGGTGATGTTTCCTAATTCTATTCCATCACAAGCCGCGCTTACAGCTCCACAGCTCTCGTGACCCATCACAAAAACGAGCTTACTCCCCGCCACTTTACAAGCATACTCCATACTTCCAAGAATATCTTTATTTTCAAAATTTCCCGCAACTCTAGCGACAAAAATATCACCTATACCCTGATCGAAAACAGTTTCCACAGGAACACGGCTATCGACACAAGATAGAATAACAGCTTTAGGATATTGACCAACAGTAGCACTAACCTTTAGAGCGTTGTAATCTCTAGAATGAAAATTATCTGATGTAAACCGATTATTTCCTTCCATTAGATCATTTAAGATTTCATCTGGAGTAAGCGCCTCTTGCTCTAATTTAGTAATGATTTTATTTAATCCCATAATTAGTAGTTTGACTTTAGGTTAAAAAATTTCTGATAACTGTCTGGATTTTCGAATTTCCCTCGGTCTGAAATGATGGTTATATAAATATCCCTATTTTTAGCTTTAGTTTTAAAATCTTCAAGAATTTCTAAAATATCGTAATCCAGATATTTAGATTTTCTGATATCAATTTCAACATTGGAATGTGATGCAATATCATTAAGAGATTTTAAGATTGCCCCTTTATTGAAAAACGTAACTTCTTCAGCAAAAGTCATTTTTACGAGTTTCCCATCACCCGTTTTATCTTCTACATTTAAGAAATGCGAGTTTTTATAACTATTAATGAGAATTACAATTAGACCTACAACAAGGCCTAAACCTATTCCTGTGAGCAAATCACTTAAAACGATACCTGTTACGGTCACCATAAAAGGTAAAAACTGAGTTTTTCCAAGCTTAAACATCTTTACGAATAAAGAAGGTTTCGCTAGCTTATAGCCTACAATAAATAAGACTCCTGCGAGAACCGCTAATGGGATGAGGTTAAGTAAATCTGGGATAAAAACGACTGCGAGAAGCAACCATACAGCATGTAATATTCCAGATAATTTTGTACGCCCTCCAGATTGGATGTTGGCAGAACTTCTTACAATCACTTGAGTAATGGGTAAGCCTCCTATAAAACCCGAGAGCATATTTCCTGTTCCTTGAGCAATCAATTCTCTATTTGTTGGTGTTACTCGCTTTCTGGGATCAAGCTTATCTGTTGCTTCGACACTTAGCAAAGTTTCCAAACTAGCCACAACTGCAATTGTAAACCCGACAACCCAAACTTCTGTGCTTGTGATAATTGAGAAATCTGGGAAAGTGAATTGAGTAATGAAATCTGAAAAACTACTAGGTACAGGAACTGAAACTAGATTGGAATCTGCAATTCCAAATACACTGTCATCTTCTATAAATAACTTATAAAGAATCCCAGCAATAACTGCGACTAAGGGACCTGGAACTACTTTAAAAAAGTGGTGTTTTTTTTCTAAAACACTGGACCAAAATAACATAATCCCAATACTGATTAGTGTAATGCTTAGAGTCCCTATGGAGAGGCCTCCCCAAGCTAGGATGATATTATCTATCATCACCTTTATACTATAATGAAAAAAATCATAACTATCTGGTAAGCCAAAAGCGACGGAGAATTGCTTTAAAAAAATGATAATACCAATTCCTGCTAGCATTCCCTTTATAACTGAGGATGGGAAATAGTATCCTATGACTCCAGCTTTTAAGATACCTAATAAAATTTGAATAGCTCCTCCTATAACCACAGCGACCAAGAAGTACTCATATTTGCCTAAGCTTGCAATTGCACTTAATACTATAACTGCCAGACCCGCTGCTGGGCCGCTTACTCCTACTGAAGATCCACTTATGGAACCCACCACAATACCTCCTATTATTCCAGCTATAACTCCAGCAAAAAGGGGAGCCCCACTAGCTAATGCAATACCCAAACATAAGGGTAGTGCTACAAAAAAGACAACTACACTAGAAGGTAGGTCTTTGTTTAAATGTTTAAACATAAAATTGATTTGTCCATGCTCCTTAAGAAAAGAACATTTATTGATTTAATAAATAATTGAAAAAAATGACGAATTCAATTATAAAAAATCAGGAGGGGGACAGACTATTTTTTGATTGATAGCTTCGTAGTTCAAAAGGTAAGGTGTCGTTGAACTAGATGTGTCTCTATATATGGAACCAGCGGTTATTAAGTTATCATCAATGATGTAATCACTAAAAGATACATTATTTTTTTCTGAGTTTTCTTCCTCATTAGCATTGAATACAAAACTAATGTCCACATCACTTTCTACCGATATCATCAACAAAGTAGGAGTGATAATAAGGTTAGAAAAGGAAAAAATAAGTATAAATAATTTTAATCTCATATATAACGTAAATATATAGATTAATTATAGAAATAGGATGACTAGCTAATGTTATAGTTTTTTTAAAATTAGAGTCTTAACCCAGCCTTTAGACCCGTCGGAGAGTTCTATTTGAGTAAAGTCTCTAAAGGTAGAGCCTGTACTTACTTTACTACCTTTGTTCATTTGAAAATTAACATCACTTCTTGAGTTAGGCTCTACATGAACTTGTACTTGATCTTCAAAAATAATGGCAAAGGACTGCTCTCCTAAAAATTGATTTTGGAAACGTCCAAATAGCAAACTAGTTACTCCAAACAC
It contains:
- the pheS gene encoding phenylalanine--tRNA ligase subunit alpha, with product MIDKIKAYIYEVERFTTDNTEDLEQFRIQYLGKKGILNTFFAEFKNVPNEQKKEFGKTINELKVSAQSKVEQLKSEIASKIEDKGLYGDLSRPGEPLEIGARHPISLVKNRITTIFSNIGFNVSEGPEIEDDWHNFSALNLPEYHPARDMQDTFFIQTDPKDILLRTHTSSVQVRYMENNEPPIRTISPGRVFRNEDISARSHCIFHQVEGLYIDKNVSFKDLKQTLIYFTQELFGKSKIRLRPSYFPFTEPSAEVDIYWGLETETDYRITKGTGWLEIMGCGMVDPNVLKNCDIDPKEYSGFAFGMGIERIAMLLYQIGDIRMFYENDVRFLKQFKSSL
- a CDS encoding SulP family inorganic anion transporter; protein product: MFKHLNKDLPSSVVVFFVALPLCLGIALASGAPLFAGVIAGIIGGIVVGSISGSSVGVSGPAAGLAVIVLSAIASLGKYEYFLVAVVIGGAIQILLGILKAGVIGYYFPSSVIKGMLAGIGIIIFLKQFSVAFGLPDSYDFFHYSIKVMIDNIILAWGGLSIGTLSITLISIGIMLFWSSVLEKKHHFFKVVPGPLVAVIAGILYKLFIEDDSVFGIADSNLVSVPVPSSFSDFITQFTFPDFSIITSTEVWVVGFTIAVVASLETLLSVEATDKLDPRKRVTPTNRELIAQGTGNMLSGFIGGLPITQVIVRSSANIQSGGRTKLSGILHAVWLLLAVVFIPDLLNLIPLAVLAGVLFIVGYKLAKPSLFVKMFKLGKTQFLPFMVTVTGIVLSDLLTGIGLGLVVGLIVILINSYKNSHFLNVEDKTGDGKLVKMTFAEEVTFFNKGAILKSLNDIASHSNVEIDIRKSKYLDYDILEILEDFKTKAKNRDIYITIISDRGKFENPDSYQKFFNLKSNY
- a CDS encoding CvpA family protein translates to MNIVDIILGVLLLIGLVRGFQRGFILELTGIIGLIAGIFGALEYSYIAESYFTRWTDLSTSNIEIIGFFISFLIITLAVSILGKILTKIVHTIALGMVNRLLGALFGVVKTGLFIFILILIFEYINTDERFLAVTKLQDSFIVSTIKEVSSALIPSLEELIETSNLLDTTDEA
- a CDS encoding EamA family transporter, with product MNSILKGGLLVALGASCYGLLTTFVKLAYEEHYTPYEVTFAQLLIGFIALVILNLFLKKSEPPIKDSKLRRKTILYLILSGTSLGFTSIFYYLAIQYITVSVGIVLLMQSVWIGVVLDGIINKIKPTKRKIFSVILILIGTVLAADLLIEKQEIDFAGIGYGILAALSYTVTIMTSNSVGLQYHPITRSKWMMLGGLLVVSVITLPELINYMDFGIFIVWGPILALFGTILPPLFFTAGMPKINVGLGAIISSIELPVAVLMGYFVLQEEQNLYKWIGIALILSSIVLMNLRKVKKNPV
- a CDS encoding carbonic anhydrase family protein produces the protein MGLNKIITKLEQEALTPDEILNDLMEGNNRFTSDNFHSRDYNALKVSATVGQYPKAVILSCVDSRVPVETVFDQGIGDIFVARVAGNFENKDILGSMEYACKVAGSKLVFVMGHESCGAVSAACDGIELGNITHLLSNIKPAVEAVKTEGKRDSTNKKFVHDVVEKNVRLTMERVREKSPILKDMEYKGDIKIIGGVYSLQSGKVELLS